The Longimicrobium terrae genome has a segment encoding these proteins:
- a CDS encoding UDP-N-acetylmuramoyl-tripeptide--D-alanyl-D-alanine ligase — protein sequence MSPFRWTADEVAHALGTDSPAGAPAEFSAVSTDTRAIPAGSLFVALRGANFDGHAYLAQAAEKGAAGAVVTHVPEGAPDIAYYVVADTLHALGALGRQRRRALRGRVVAVAGSNGKTTTKELLRAALGGTFRVHATDANLNNQVGVPLTLLACPDDAEAVIVETGTNEPGEVVLLSRIVEPDAALITSIGEEHLEGLGSVEGVLREELSIFDALRDIGVAIVAEEPEELAAGAREAVAPSRVRVAGLGEGADVRPEGGREGIRVRSDGSTEFRFGGVDFHLPLPGMHNVRNALLALAVAAEWGVPMEAAAAGFAAMKAPKMRNEWRRIGSLGVLADCYNANPPSMRAALDLLASVPVDGEKIAVMGTMRELGDHGERLHRELAGHAAALVGHGIDRIVATGDFVTAFLAEGTDLSGRLVAAEDPIDAYEALRPSLTGSETILLKGSRGVALERWIPLMERDFAQTASSQE from the coding sequence TTGAGCCCCTTTCGCTGGACCGCCGACGAGGTCGCGCACGCGCTGGGGACGGATTCCCCCGCGGGTGCGCCCGCTGAATTTTCCGCCGTGTCCACCGACACGCGCGCCATTCCCGCCGGATCGCTGTTCGTGGCGCTGCGGGGCGCCAACTTCGACGGCCACGCCTACTTGGCGCAGGCCGCCGAAAAGGGCGCGGCCGGAGCCGTGGTGACGCACGTGCCCGAGGGCGCGCCCGACATCGCCTACTATGTCGTCGCTGATACGCTGCACGCGCTGGGTGCCCTGGGCCGCCAGCGCCGCCGCGCGCTCCGCGGCCGCGTGGTCGCCGTCGCGGGATCGAACGGCAAGACGACCACCAAGGAACTGCTGCGCGCCGCGCTCGGCGGCACCTTCCGCGTCCACGCCACGGACGCCAACCTGAACAACCAGGTGGGCGTTCCGCTGACGCTGCTGGCCTGCCCGGACGACGCGGAAGCCGTCATCGTGGAGACGGGGACCAACGAGCCGGGCGAGGTCGTTCTGCTGTCGCGCATCGTGGAGCCGGACGCGGCGCTCATCACCTCCATCGGCGAAGAGCACCTGGAGGGATTGGGCTCGGTCGAGGGCGTGCTGCGCGAGGAGCTGTCGATCTTTGACGCGCTGCGCGACATCGGCGTCGCCATCGTGGCGGAAGAGCCGGAAGAGCTGGCCGCGGGCGCGCGCGAGGCCGTGGCGCCGTCGCGGGTGCGCGTCGCCGGCCTGGGCGAAGGCGCGGACGTGCGGCCGGAGGGCGGGCGCGAAGGAATCCGCGTGCGGTCGGACGGCAGCACCGAGTTCCGCTTCGGGGGCGTGGATTTTCATCTCCCCCTCCCGGGGATGCACAACGTCCGCAACGCGCTGCTGGCATTGGCCGTGGCCGCGGAGTGGGGCGTGCCGATGGAAGCCGCCGCCGCGGGATTCGCGGCGATGAAGGCGCCCAAGATGCGCAACGAGTGGCGCCGCATCGGCTCGCTGGGCGTGCTGGCGGACTGCTACAACGCCAATCCGCCCAGCATGCGCGCCGCGCTGGACCTGCTCGCTTCAGTTCCGGTCGATGGGGAAAAGATCGCCGTCATGGGGACGATGCGGGAACTGGGCGACCACGGCGAGCGGCTGCACCGCGAGCTGGCCGGGCACGCCGCCGCGCTCGTGGGGCACGGCATCGACCGCATCGTGGCGACGGGCGACTTCGTGACCGCCTTTCTGGCGGAGGGAACGGACCTCAGCGGCCGCTTGGTCGCCGCGGAGGACCCGATCGACGCGTACGAGGCGCTGCGCCCGTCGCTGACGGGAAGTGAAACCATCCTGCTCAAGGGTTCGCGCGGGGTGGCGCTGGAACGCTGGATTCCGCTGATGGAGCGCGACTTCGCGCAGACCGCCTCCTCGCAGGAGTAA
- a CDS encoding UDP-N-acetylmuramoyl-L-alanyl-D-glutamate--2,6-diaminopimelate ligase translates to MSRQSTLGAIEARLEREGLLAGRLSAEDAARVVEDVTSDSREAGRGTLFCAVVGTASDSHRFLPSVADSGAAGATVERIDPAAGMPQIVVNDGRRATAFAAAEFFGDPWREMTLVGVTGTNGKTTSAAMLRHLLAADGPSGYVGTLGAIGADGEVIPGTEGLTTPGPVDAARWMRRFADDGVMRVAMEVSSHALHQERLGAVRFDAAVFTNLTQDHLDYHVTMEEYRAAKLRLTELLKPGGAAILNADDPAWADVRSPVGRTITFGVERAADVRAEGVRVGAGGMEFTLRTPDGDAEVALPLFGGFNVSNAAAAGAVLWSLGWSPARIAERLGTLPQVPGRLERVAGPPRSATVLLDYAHTPDALERALAAVRPLVKGRVIVVFGAGGDRDAEKRPLMGAAAAAGADLVIVTSDNPRTEDPEAILDDIERGMGRAPRQRISDRREAIRTALTEGSSNDLILLAGKGHETYQIIGTEKRPFDERIIVREILAELTDAEGGGV, encoded by the coding sequence ATGAGCCGCCAGTCCACGCTGGGCGCCATCGAAGCACGGCTGGAACGCGAGGGACTGCTCGCGGGTCGTCTGTCCGCGGAGGACGCGGCGCGCGTGGTGGAGGACGTGACCTCCGATTCGCGCGAGGCGGGGCGGGGCACGCTCTTCTGCGCGGTCGTCGGCACGGCGAGCGACAGCCATCGCTTTCTGCCGTCCGTGGCGGATTCCGGCGCGGCGGGAGCGACGGTGGAGCGCATCGATCCAGCGGCCGGAATGCCCCAGATCGTCGTGAACGACGGGCGGCGGGCGACGGCGTTCGCTGCGGCGGAGTTCTTTGGCGATCCGTGGCGGGAGATGACGCTCGTCGGGGTGACGGGGACCAACGGCAAGACGACCAGCGCCGCCATGCTGCGCCACCTGCTCGCGGCGGACGGGCCCAGCGGCTACGTCGGCACGCTGGGCGCGATCGGCGCGGACGGCGAGGTGATTCCGGGGACGGAGGGACTGACGACGCCCGGCCCGGTGGACGCCGCGCGGTGGATGCGCCGGTTCGCGGACGATGGCGTGATGCGTGTGGCGATGGAGGTCTCCTCCCACGCGCTGCACCAGGAGCGGCTGGGGGCGGTGCGCTTCGATGCGGCCGTCTTCACCAACCTGACCCAGGACCACCTGGACTACCACGTCACCATGGAGGAGTACCGCGCGGCCAAGCTGCGGCTGACGGAACTGCTCAAGCCCGGCGGCGCGGCGATCCTGAACGCGGATGATCCCGCGTGGGCGGACGTGCGCTCGCCCGTCGGGCGGACGATCACGTTCGGCGTGGAGCGCGCGGCGGACGTGCGGGCCGAGGGCGTGCGCGTGGGCGCGGGCGGGATGGAGTTCACCCTGCGGACGCCGGACGGGGACGCGGAAGTGGCGCTGCCCCTGTTCGGCGGATTCAACGTGAGCAACGCGGCCGCGGCCGGCGCCGTGCTGTGGAGCCTGGGATGGAGCCCGGCGCGCATCGCGGAGCGGCTGGGCACGCTGCCGCAGGTGCCGGGGCGGCTGGAGCGGGTGGCCGGCCCGCCGCGCAGCGCCACGGTGCTGCTGGATTACGCCCACACCCCCGACGCGCTGGAGCGCGCCCTGGCCGCCGTGCGGCCGCTCGTAAAAGGGCGCGTGATCGTCGTGTTCGGCGCGGGCGGAGACCGCGACGCGGAGAAGCGGCCGCTGATGGGCGCCGCCGCCGCGGCGGGCGCGGACCTGGTCATCGTGACCTCCGACAACCCGCGTACGGAAGACCCGGAAGCCATTCTGGATGACATCGAACGCGGCATGGGACGTGCACCCCGCCAGCGAATTTCCGACCGCCGCGAGGCCATCCGCACCGCGCTCACCGAAGGCAGTTCCAACGATCTGATTCTCCTGGCCGGCAAGGGCCACGAGACGTATCAGATCATCGGAACGGAGAAGCGTCCCTTCGACGAGCGCATCATCGTGCGCGAGATCCTCGCGGAACTGACTGACGCTGAGGGAGGTGGGGTTTGA
- a CDS encoding penicillin-binding transpeptidase domain-containing protein yields the protein MSRTMPWDTEERLRGRRRLLIGSIGIAALLVIGRAVQLQGFEGDKWRAEAAEQQQARVALPARRGAILDRDGVPLALTRETFRLSLAPNELVERDEAVRSLIRVLKLPRANARRATDPRRRWVVLPGSFTADQRRTLGDPRGFHWERKLQRFYPQGTVGKEVLGGISGDGRALGGMEQALDSMLSGRDGFSILRRDGRGRKEASVALPVAPAMDGGDVYLTIDFDLQEIADAALSEAIDSTGAKGGDLLLLDPRTGEILAAVSKRQGGALGVSAFIEPYEAGSTLKPFFVSTLLATGRANLGEQVNGENGSWTDPMGRVHTDVHPYGWLTLRDALRVSSNIGLVKFAPRLTPAQQFGVLRDFGFGTPTGIEYPTESSGRLPRPDRWSKMTPASLATGYELSVTPLQLALAYSALANGGTLMEPRLVREVRGRNGQTLERHDPREVRRVIPASVAHQIRDVLVSVVEDGTATRASLSTFEVAGKTGTARRTGASGRYIAGEYNATFVGFFPARDPQLTILVRLDRPSGDYYGGLTAAPVTRETLQAILAARSPGLDRRSLLATRLPSQTPLAAAGPVREDAPPAGSEGVYVFVQTDGVARREPPPGGAVPMPELAGLPLRDAARRLHALGMHVRVRGTGSVAGTQPAAGQTATRGDTVVINGGGR from the coding sequence ATGAGCCGCACCATGCCGTGGGATACGGAAGAGCGGCTGCGCGGCCGGCGGCGGCTTCTGATCGGATCGATCGGGATTGCGGCGCTGCTGGTCATTGGCCGCGCGGTGCAGTTGCAGGGGTTCGAGGGGGACAAGTGGCGGGCGGAAGCGGCGGAGCAGCAGCAGGCCCGGGTGGCGCTGCCGGCCCGCCGCGGCGCCATTCTGGACCGCGACGGCGTTCCGCTCGCGCTCACGCGCGAGACGTTTCGCCTGTCGCTGGCGCCGAATGAACTGGTGGAGCGCGATGAAGCGGTCCGCTCGCTGATCCGCGTCCTCAAGCTCCCGCGCGCCAACGCGCGCCGCGCGACGGATCCGCGGCGGCGGTGGGTGGTGCTGCCCGGCAGCTTTACGGCGGACCAGCGGCGCACGCTGGGCGATCCGCGCGGCTTTCACTGGGAGCGCAAGCTGCAGCGCTTCTACCCGCAGGGCACCGTGGGCAAGGAGGTTCTCGGGGGGATCAGCGGCGACGGACGCGCGCTGGGCGGAATGGAGCAGGCGCTGGATTCGATGCTCAGCGGGCGCGATGGATTCTCGATCCTCCGGCGGGATGGACGCGGGCGGAAGGAAGCGTCCGTCGCGCTCCCCGTGGCTCCGGCGATGGATGGCGGCGACGTCTACCTGACCATCGACTTCGACCTGCAGGAGATCGCGGACGCGGCGCTCAGCGAGGCCATCGACAGCACCGGCGCCAAGGGCGGCGACCTGCTGCTGCTGGATCCGCGCACGGGAGAAATCCTGGCCGCCGTCAGCAAACGGCAGGGCGGGGCGCTGGGCGTGTCGGCCTTCATCGAGCCGTACGAGGCGGGATCGACGCTCAAGCCGTTCTTCGTCAGCACGCTGCTGGCGACGGGGCGCGCCAATCTGGGCGAGCAGGTGAACGGCGAAAACGGCTCGTGGACGGACCCCATGGGGCGCGTGCACACCGACGTGCATCCCTATGGCTGGCTTACGCTTCGCGACGCGCTGCGCGTGTCCAGCAACATCGGCCTGGTGAAGTTCGCGCCGCGGCTGACCCCCGCGCAGCAGTTCGGCGTGCTGCGCGACTTCGGGTTCGGCACGCCGACGGGGATCGAGTATCCCACCGAGTCGTCGGGGCGGCTGCCCCGCCCGGACCGCTGGTCAAAGATGACGCCCGCCTCGCTGGCGACGGGATATGAACTGTCCGTCACTCCTTTGCAGCTGGCGCTGGCCTACAGCGCGCTGGCCAACGGCGGCACGCTGATGGAGCCGCGCCTCGTCCGCGAGGTGCGCGGGCGCAATGGGCAGACGCTGGAGCGCCACGATCCGCGCGAGGTGCGCCGCGTGATTCCCGCCAGCGTCGCGCACCAGATCCGCGACGTCCTGGTTTCCGTGGTGGAAGACGGAACGGCGACCCGCGCGTCGCTTTCCACGTTCGAGGTGGCGGGAAAGACGGGGACCGCGCGGCGGACGGGCGCCAGCGGCCGCTACATCGCGGGCGAATACAACGCCACGTTCGTGGGATTCTTTCCCGCGCGTGACCCGCAGCTCACCATCCTCGTCCGGCTGGACCGGCCCAGCGGCGACTACTACGGCGGCCTGACCGCCGCGCCCGTCACGCGCGAAACGCTGCAGGCGATCCTTGCCGCGCGCTCGCCGGGGCTGGACCGCCGCAGCCTGCTGGCCACCCGGCTTCCGTCGCAGACGCCGCTGGCCGCGGCCGGGCCCGTGCGCGAGGATGCGCCTCCCGCGGGTTCCGAGGGCGTGTACGTCTTTGTGCAGACGGACGGGGTGGCGCGCCGGGAACCGCCGCCGGGCGGCGCGGTGCCCATGCCGGAACTGGCCGGCCTTCCCCTTCGCGACGCGGCGCGGCGCCTGCACGCGCTGGGCATGCACGTCCGCGTGCGGGGCACCGGCTCCGTCGCGGGCACGCAGCCGGCCGCCGGGCAGACCGCCACCCGCGGCGACACCGTCGTCATCAACGGAGGAGGCCGATGA
- the rsmH gene encoding 16S rRNA (cytosine(1402)-N(4))-methyltransferase RsmH: MTLPHATGYHAPVMVREVMDLLRPERGGTFLDGTLGGGGHAEALLERGPEARLYGVDRDPDALAEAGERLARFGPRFTPVRANFADAVEAAGIAPGTLDGVLLDLGISSHQIDEDARGFTFRPGAPLDMRMGQASAGESSAADLLNELDEQELANLFYRYGEEKRSRKLARIVLEMRAVEPFAISDQLLSAISRTLGPRAEAADKARIFQALRIAVNGEIQALERALESFREALAPGGVFAVLAYHSLEDRLVKNAFRDWSQECVCPPGLPVCRCRGRALGRLMTRKPMNATPEEIAANPRARSAHLRGWSAA, translated from the coding sequence GTGACTCTTCCCCATGCGACCGGCTACCACGCGCCGGTCATGGTGCGCGAGGTTATGGACCTGCTCCGGCCGGAGCGGGGCGGCACCTTTCTGGACGGAACCCTCGGCGGCGGCGGGCACGCCGAGGCGCTGCTGGAGCGGGGTCCCGAGGCGCGGCTGTACGGGGTGGACCGCGATCCGGACGCGCTGGCCGAGGCGGGGGAGCGCCTTGCCCGGTTCGGCCCGCGGTTTACCCCCGTCCGCGCCAACTTCGCCGACGCGGTAGAAGCCGCCGGGATCGCGCCGGGCACGCTGGACGGCGTGCTGCTGGACCTGGGCATTTCGTCGCACCAGATCGACGAGGACGCGCGCGGCTTCACCTTTCGCCCCGGCGCGCCGCTGGACATGCGGATGGGGCAGGCCAGCGCAGGCGAATCCAGCGCGGCCGACCTGCTGAACGAACTGGACGAGCAGGAACTGGCCAACCTCTTCTACCGCTACGGCGAGGAGAAGCGGTCGCGAAAGCTGGCCCGAATTGTCCTGGAGATGCGCGCGGTGGAGCCGTTCGCCATCAGCGACCAGCTGCTTTCCGCCATCAGCCGCACGCTGGGGCCGCGGGCGGAGGCGGCGGACAAGGCGCGCATCTTTCAGGCGCTGCGCATCGCGGTCAACGGCGAGATCCAGGCGCTGGAGCGGGCGCTGGAGTCGTTTCGCGAGGCGCTGGCCCCGGGCGGCGTCTTTGCCGTCCTCGCGTACCATTCGCTGGAAGACCGCCTGGTGAAGAACGCCTTTCGCGACTGGAGCCAGGAGTGCGTGTGCCCGCCCGGGCTGCCGGTGTGCCGGTGCCGGGGGCGCGCGCTGGGAAGACTGATGACCCGCAAGCCGATGAACGCCACGCCCGAGGAAATCGCCGCCAACCCCCGCGCCCGCAGCGCCCACCTTCGCGGATGGAGCGCGGCGTGA
- a CDS encoding division/cell wall cluster transcriptional repressor MraZ, translating into MNGFLGSYQHQIDEKGRLSLPAPFRREGGEEPMVLVHAFPDALTLYPQHTWAEVEARLREMLRRNPQARAYVLRVTANAVEVAPDRQGRIMVPARLQDAVGIAGPTLVVGAIDRIELWNPDRFAAATAEPVAEAESFTHQIFG; encoded by the coding sequence GTGAACGGTTTTCTCGGCAGTTACCAGCACCAGATCGACGAAAAAGGCCGGCTCAGCCTCCCCGCCCCGTTCCGGCGCGAGGGCGGCGAAGAGCCGATGGTGCTCGTGCATGCCTTTCCCGACGCGCTCACGCTGTACCCCCAGCACACCTGGGCCGAGGTGGAGGCCCGCCTGCGCGAGATGCTGCGCAGGAACCCGCAGGCCCGCGCCTACGTGCTGCGCGTGACGGCAAACGCGGTGGAAGTTGCGCCCGACCGGCAGGGGCGCATCATGGTTCCCGCGCGGCTGCAGGACGCGGTGGGGATCGCCGGGCCCACGCTGGTGGTGGGCGCCATCGACCGCATTGAACTGTGGAACCCGGACCGGTTCGCCGCGGCCACCGCGGAACCCGTCGCCGAGGCGGAAAGCTTTACGCACCAGATCTTCGGCTGA
- a CDS encoding YegS/Rv2252/BmrU family lipid kinase yields the protein MQISVIINPRNAEAVDAIRGGVEELREAGHTVHPRATFESGDAHRFAWKSAENGADLVVAAGGDGTINEVVNGLYDWIEEQPGEHTPPLPRLGIVPLGTGNDLAGGMGIATGDPRAAVLAAAAGVPYTVDVARVNGRLFLNVSTGGMGAEATEEASGELKRVLGPVAYLITGVKKFVQLKETVARFTTSDGEVLYDGGFLLFAVGNAWRTGGGNWITPASDPTDRLLDVCIVQSMSHVDVMRIAPLIRAGKHVHHPQVTYRKVRELIVESDDEMTVNADGEPLQARRFEYGLGAHQLTLVVPEVPEAPTDPNEVEGSEDAENT from the coding sequence GTGCAGATTTCCGTGATCATCAACCCCCGCAACGCCGAGGCGGTCGACGCCATCCGCGGCGGGGTCGAAGAGCTGCGCGAGGCCGGCCACACCGTGCATCCCCGCGCCACCTTCGAGTCCGGCGACGCCCACCGCTTTGCGTGGAAGTCGGCGGAGAACGGCGCCGATCTGGTGGTGGCCGCCGGCGGCGACGGCACCATCAACGAGGTGGTGAACGGGCTGTACGACTGGATCGAGGAACAGCCGGGCGAGCACACGCCGCCCCTGCCGCGGCTGGGCATCGTGCCGCTGGGGACGGGAAACGATCTGGCGGGGGGGATGGGAATCGCCACCGGCGACCCCAGGGCGGCGGTGCTGGCCGCGGCGGCGGGCGTGCCGTACACGGTGGATGTGGCGCGGGTGAACGGCCGCCTGTTTCTGAACGTGTCCACCGGCGGAATGGGCGCCGAGGCCACGGAAGAGGCGAGCGGCGAGTTGAAGCGCGTGCTGGGCCCGGTGGCCTACCTGATCACCGGCGTCAAGAAGTTCGTGCAATTGAAGGAGACCGTGGCGCGGTTCACCACATCCGACGGCGAGGTGCTGTACGACGGCGGGTTTCTGCTCTTTGCGGTGGGGAACGCGTGGCGCACGGGTGGCGGAAACTGGATTACGCCCGCCTCCGACCCCACGGACCGGCTGCTGGACGTGTGCATCGTCCAGTCGATGAGCCACGTGGATGTGATGCGCATTGCCCCGCTGATCCGCGCAGGCAAGCACGTGCACCATCCGCAGGTCACCTACCGCAAGGTGCGGGAACTGATCGTGGAGTCGGATGACGAGATGACGGTGAACGCCGATGGCGAGCCGCTGCAGGCGCGCCGCTTCGAGTACGGCCTGGGCGCGCACCAGTTGACGCTCGTCGTGCCCGAGGTCCCCGAGGCGCCCACCGATCCCAACGAGGTCGAGGGTTCCGAGGACGCGGAGAATACCTGA